ATGAGAGAATTAGTTGTAAAAGACAATGCCTTAATCAATGCAAGCTATAATTTGGATTTAGTAGAACAACGTTTAATCTTATTGGCGATTGTTGAAGCAAGAGAAAGTGGCAAAGGGATTAATGCTAATGATCCCCTTGAAGTACATGCAGAAGGTTATATCAATCAATTTGGCGTACACCGCAATACTGCTTATCAAGCCTTAAAAGATGCCTGTAATGATTTATTCGCAAGACAATTCAGTTATCAGAAAATAAATGAAAGAGGGAATATTGAGAATTATAGATCCCGTTGGGTTAGTGAAATTGGATATGTAGATAATGAAGCCGTGGTTAAGCTTATTTTTGCCCCAGCAATAGTCCCATTAATTACACGCTTAGAAGAACACTTCACTAAATACGAATTACAGCAAGTTAGTAATCTCAGCAGTGCTTATGCTGTGCGTCTATATGAGCTATTGATTGCATGGAGAAGTATCGGCTCTACTCCAGTTATAGAGCTAAGTGATTTCCGACAACGAATTGGTGTGCTTGATACAGAGTACAAGCGCATGGAGCGCTTTAAAACGAGTGTACTAGAGCTTGCTCTTAAACAAATTAACGAACATACAGATATCACTGTAAAGTATGAACAGCATAAAAAAGGGCGCTCAATTTACGGATTTTCATTCACATTTAAACAAAAGAAAGTGGATGCTCCGTCTGTAGGAAATAAAGACCCAAACACAATAGATCTATTTTCAAAATTATCAGACTCTCAACGCTATTTGTTTGCTAACAAACTTTCTGAACTCCCTGAAATGGGAAAATATTCCCAGGGCACAGAAAGCTATCAGCAATTTTCCATTCGCATTGCCGAAATGCTGCAAGATCCCGAACGCTTTAAAGAACTATACCCATACTTAAAAAAAGTGGGATATATGCCATCCAATAAAAAGGACACAGTAAATGGCTAAGTTATCGTTAAGTGAAGTATCTAAACAATTTCACGTTGATAGATCGACCATTTACAGAGCTGTACGCAATGGACGCTTATCACGCTCCAGTAATGGCCAGTTTGATCTTTCTGAAGTCATTCGATGCTTTGGAGAACCAGCACAAGCATCTCAGCAAAAAGTTACACCTAAGCAAGAAAGTGATGCCTCCACACAAAAACTCATCACTCATTTAGAGAATGAAGTTAAAAAATACCAGGAGCGCGAAGAACGTTTGATGCAGCAAATTGACCGCATGCAAACCCTCATTGAGTTAAAAAGTGTTGCACCTGCTACAGCAGTGCCACAACAAGATGCCACGGCATGCGACACATCAATGCCACGGCATGCGACAAGTAATCAAATAAATGAAAATAAAGAATATTTATATAAAAATATGACAGAAAATGTGGCAGTGCCACAACAAGATGCCACGGCATGCGACACATCAACGCCACAGCATGCCACGCTGCAAAATGTGGCA
The DNA window shown above is from Acinetobacter sp. WCHAc010034 and carries:
- the repM gene encoding replication initiation protein RepM translates to MRELVVKDNALINASYNLDLVEQRLILLAIVEARESGKGINANDPLEVHAEGYINQFGVHRNTAYQALKDACNDLFARQFSYQKINERGNIENYRSRWVSEIGYVDNEAVVKLIFAPAIVPLITRLEEHFTKYELQQVSNLSSAYAVRLYELLIAWRSIGSTPVIELSDFRQRIGVLDTEYKRMERFKTSVLELALKQINEHTDITVKYEQHKKGRSIYGFSFTFKQKKVDAPSVGNKDPNTIDLFSKLSDSQRYLFANKLSELPEMGKYSQGTESYQQFSIRIAEMLQDPERFKELYPYLKKVGYMPSNKKDTVNG
- a CDS encoding plasmid replication DNA-binding protein is translated as MAKLSLSEVSKQFHVDRSTIYRAVRNGRLSRSSNGQFDLSEVIRCFGEPAQASQQKVTPKQESDASTQKLITHLENEVKKYQEREERLMQQIDRMQTLIELKSVAPATAVPQQDATACDTSMPRHATSNQINENKEYLYKNMTENVAVPQQDATACDTSTPQHATLQNVAMPQSKKRGLFGRVFSAVFNEN